A stretch of DNA from Limnothrix sp. FACHB-406:
CGGTAGGTGCGAGCCGCCGCGATCGCCCGTGGTTCAAAATCAGCACACCAATGGGATTCGGGCGGGAACCCTTCCGGCAACTGTCCCGCCGCACTGGCAGCCAAAGCCGCTTCGATCGGCAGGGCGATCGCCCACTGATAAGAGGTGGGAATGCCTTGCAAAATCGTTTCTAGGGCTGCTGAAGGAATCGGCTCAATGAGGCTGACTGACTGCAACTCGCCCTCTTCTTTGAGAAAGCAAGTGGCCAAGCCCAAAACCAAATAATCTTGATTGCTTAAGTCGGTGACGTGGGAGGGAAGGCTCATAGAGCAATCAATCAACTTCATGAGTTTTGGTCAGTAACCCAGCTTAAGGCCACGATCATCGCGATCGAATCGGTCTTGCATCGCCTCAACTCGTTCTCTCGTCAACATTTCAGCCCCTAGATTCCCCGCGCATTCGGCCTCTTAGCTTTGGATTTACTTTGGATTTGCACTAAATTTGCTGCGAACCAGTCAGCGTGACATCGTTCTAGGCGATCAATTCGATTTGCCAGCACAAGACCGTTCCAGGCGATCGCCCCGAATCCAAACCTTCATCGGCATGATGCAGATTTTGCAACTTATACAGAGGCAAGCAACAGAGGCAGATATTACCCAATGGCTTCTACACTCTAAATCAGCCCAAAGTTAGACTTCATAAGTCATTGAGCGACTTTTTTCCTCAGACTTCCTTGGGGTCATGTTAAGTTATTTGCCAACCGGCGGGCCGCATTCTCTCCTCCTGCACCGACGGGCCAGCAACGAGGAAAAGCTGTGAGTCAATCAGATTCGGGATTTACAGATTTACCACCAGCCCCTAGCCAGGGTGGTGAGGGATCGACAGCGACTCCGGCTGATCCATTGCCAACGCTGCCGCCAACGGTTGCCACACCACAACGGGCAGCCTTTCCTTGGCCTTGGTGGTTGCGTTTGCCCTCCCGATCGACCCGCCACCCCTCCGATGGCCGTCCCCGCTCCTTTGGTAAATATTGGGGAATCCTGATTGGGATCAGTTTTTTAGGTGGCAGCACTGCCCTTGGCTGGGCCGGCTGGCGTTCCGTCAAAGCCTTTGAAGATACTCTGCCTTCTGCCCAAGATGTCTTCACGTTTTCCCGAGATGGCACGGTCACGATCATTGCTGCCGATGGCACGATTTTGCAGCAACAGGGGCCCGCAACCCGGGAAAAAACGCCCCTGAAGCGAATTCCCAAAAAGCTGCTCCAGGCGTTTATGGCCGCTGAAGATCGGCGGTTTTATGAGCATGACGGGGTTGATGCGATCGGGATTTTGCGCGCTTCCTGGACCAACCTGCTCGCGGGAGAGGTGGTGGAAGGTGGCAGCACCATCACCCAACAGCTAGCACGGATTGTTTTCCTGAACCAAGAGCGCAGCGCCACCCGCAAACTGCGAGAAGCGCTGTTGGCGGCCAAAATGGAGCGATCGCTCACCAAAGACCAAATCGCCGAAAGCTACCTGAATTTGGTCTATCTCGGCTCCGGAGCCTATGGGGTTTCCGATGCGGCTTGGGTTTACTTTGGCAAAAGCCTCGATCGCCTCACCCTGGCGGAAATGGCAACCCTGGCCTGTTTGGCTCCCGCCCCGAGCTATTTTTCGCCCCTGGTTAACCCGGAAATTACCAAAGAGCGCCGGAACATTGTGCTCGATCGAATGGTGGTGGCCGGCTTCCTGAGCGCGGCTGAAGCGGACGCAGCTCAAAGCGAGCCAATTACCCTCAACCAAAAAATTCCGCGCCGCCTGATCGTCACGGCCCCGCACTTCACGTCCTATATCCTGCAAGAGCTGCCCAAACACCTGCCTTCGGAAGTGATTGAGCGCGGCGGTCTGACCGTTGAAACCACCCTCCGCCCCGACTGGCAAACAGTCGCCACCCGCGCGGTGCAAGAGGCTGTCCAAAAACGCGGTCGATATCAACGATTTTCCCAAGGGGCTTTGGTGGCGATCGATCCGCGCACCGGGGAAATTCGAGCCATGGTGGGCAGCGGAGACACCAATTTCACCGCCAGCCAATTCAACCGCGTCACCCAAGCCAAACGGCAGCCCGGCTCCACCTTCAAAACCTTCGTCTACAGCGCCGCCATCCAAGCGGGGATGTCTCCCTATGCGGGTTATGCGGACGAACCCTATCGCATTGGGGGATACGAACCCAAAAACTTTAGCGGTAAGTTCTCCGGTTGGCAGTCAGCCACTGCGGCTTTGACCAAATCCGTGAACATCATCGCCCTGAAGGTGATGCTGGATGTGGGGCGGGAAAACGTGATTGACCTGGCCCGCAAGATGGGCATTCAGTCAGAGTTAAAGCCCACCTACTCCTTGGCCCTGGGGGCTTCGGAGGTGAATTTGCTGGAACTGACGGCGGCCTATGGCACATTGGCCGCTAAGGGTAAACATTTCCCCACCTACGGCATTCGGCGGATTCGCGATCGCCGAGGTCAGGTGATCTATGAAAACAAAACGACCCCCGTCGTAGCCTTGAACACCAACGATGCGGCGATCATCAACTGGATGTTGCAGCAGGTGGTGAATGACGGAACTGGGGCCCCCGCAGCCCTGGAAGGTCGCCCGGTGGCGGGTAAAACCGGCACGTCGGATAAGGCGCGGGATCTTTGGTTCATTGGCTTCATTCCGCAATTGGTGACCGGTGTTTGGTTGGGGAATGACAATAACCAACCCACCTATGGAGCCAGTGCGGCGGCGGCGGCCACTTGGAACGACTTCATGAAAGAGGCCGTGAAGGGGTTCAAGGTGGAAACCTTTGACAAGCTGCCGAACCTGTCTGGCCGTCGCTTCCGACCCAAGAAACGGGCTGATCGGGGTTCCCGGGAAGGCCAGGCCGCTTCCGAGGACGATCTGAAGCGTCGTCAACGGGAGGAGCGCGAAGAGGAACCCCGGAGCGGCAGTTCATCGGAGCGTTCCCCGCAACCCCGGAGCGGTGAATCGCGATCGGGTCGTGGCGAAGAGAGCCGTGGTGAAGGTGAGCGCCGTTCCCCGCGTTCCAGTGCCCCAAGTCCGGCGGTAGCCCCAGCCCGCTCCAGAACTTCGGAACCGGCGACCCCGGTTCGTTCAGCACCCGTTGCCCCACCGCCGCCGCCCGTTGCCCCGCCGCCCCCGGCTGCACCGCCGCCGCCCCCGGTTGCACCCCCACCACCCGTCGCACCCCCCACCACCAGCGACGGCGGTGGTAGCCCTTAGGGTATTGTTGTGTTTGGATAGTGGTTTGTAACTTTTTGTAATCCTTATGGACACCGCCCTGTTGTTTGGCCATTCCTTGCCGACGTTGTTTGGCTCGTTGGTGACCTCCCAGTTGCTGGCACTGCCCGGCGTGAGCCAGGGTTTTCCTTGGGCGTTTGTGGCGGTCTATGTTGTGGGGTTCATTGCGGCGGTGTCGATCGGGTCGATCGCCTGGTACAACTCCAAGCGTCCGGCGGGCTGGGAAGGCAGAGACCGGCCCGACTTTGTGCCCGACCTGAAACCAACGGACAAGGAAGAGACCACCAATTCACAAGATTCATCTACGGCTGAGTAATCTTCCCGATCGGGGCGGGCTGCTGCCGCGTGGCTGTGCGGGGCCGCCCCTGGAGGCCTAGCCAGGCGGATAGAGGCACTTTGACAATGCCTTTGAGAGTCTTTCGCGAATTCATTCAAAAATCCCCGCGTCTTTAGACCGGGGAGTGTCAATGAGACGCACTTTTAAAGCAGTTTGATATGGAATCTTCAACGGCAAACCCAGCTTCGACGATCGGCGCAACCATTTGGTTAACGGGGTTGAGTGGCGCGGGCAAAACCACGATCGGGCAGGCCGTGGCCGAGGCCCTCAAAGCCCGGGGGCAGCGCGTGGAAATTCTGGATGGCGACCTGGTGCGGCAACACCTGAGCAAGGGCCTGGGGTTCAGCAAAGAAGACCGCGATGAAAATATCCGGCGCATTGGC
This window harbors:
- a CDS encoding transglycosylase domain-containing protein, which produces MSQSDSGFTDLPPAPSQGGEGSTATPADPLPTLPPTVATPQRAAFPWPWWLRLPSRSTRHPSDGRPRSFGKYWGILIGISFLGGSTALGWAGWRSVKAFEDTLPSAQDVFTFSRDGTVTIIAADGTILQQQGPATREKTPLKRIPKKLLQAFMAAEDRRFYEHDGVDAIGILRASWTNLLAGEVVEGGSTITQQLARIVFLNQERSATRKLREALLAAKMERSLTKDQIAESYLNLVYLGSGAYGVSDAAWVYFGKSLDRLTLAEMATLACLAPAPSYFSPLVNPEITKERRNIVLDRMVVAGFLSAAEADAAQSEPITLNQKIPRRLIVTAPHFTSYILQELPKHLPSEVIERGGLTVETTLRPDWQTVATRAVQEAVQKRGRYQRFSQGALVAIDPRTGEIRAMVGSGDTNFTASQFNRVTQAKRQPGSTFKTFVYSAAIQAGMSPYAGYADEPYRIGGYEPKNFSGKFSGWQSATAALTKSVNIIALKVMLDVGRENVIDLARKMGIQSELKPTYSLALGASEVNLLELTAAYGTLAAKGKHFPTYGIRRIRDRRGQVIYENKTTPVVALNTNDAAIINWMLQQVVNDGTGAPAALEGRPVAGKTGTSDKARDLWFIGFIPQLVTGVWLGNDNNQPTYGASAAAAATWNDFMKEAVKGFKVETFDKLPNLSGRRFRPKKRADRGSREGQAASEDDLKRRQREEREEEPRSGSSSERSPQPRSGESRSGRGEESRGEGERRSPRSSAPSPAVAPARSRTSEPATPVRSAPVAPPPPPVAPPPPAAPPPPPVAPPPPVAPPTTSDGGGSP
- the psb35 gene encoding photosystem II assembly protein Psb35, with the protein product MDTALLFGHSLPTLFGSLVTSQLLALPGVSQGFPWAFVAVYVVGFIAAVSIGSIAWYNSKRPAGWEGRDRPDFVPDLKPTDKEETTNSQDSSTAE